A single region of the Deltaproteobacteria bacterium genome encodes:
- a CDS encoding glycine--tRNA ligase: MDEIVSLAKRRGFVFQSSEIYGGINGFWDFGPVGVELRRKIKDFWWKRMVYDREDVVGVDTSIIAHPETWKASGHLDCFSDPMVDCKKCKHRFRADELQGPVADSVHGHKPALKKCPDCGGELTEAKQFNLMFQTHVGASQDSTSVAYLRPETCQSIFTQFKNVLTTSRQKIPFGIAQIGKSFRNEITPRNFIFRSREFEQMELEFFIRPTEAEGKKWYEYWKAERLKWFYDLGIKKESLRQREHAKDELAHYARACVDVEYNFPIGWSELEGIADRSNYDLSQHMKFSKKDLQYFDDEAKEKYVPAVVECSVGVDRTFLTILCDAFAKDKVEGEERIVMRFAPHIAPFQAAVFPLSRKLALPAHILEKDLRKHFQTDFDDIGSIGKRYRRHDEIGTPFCITYDFQSEEDKKVTVRDRDTTKQDRIAIDQAGNYLRDKLRT; encoded by the coding sequence ATGGACGAGATTGTCTCACTCGCCAAACGCCGCGGCTTTGTTTTCCAATCGAGCGAAATCTACGGTGGCATCAACGGGTTTTGGGATTTCGGCCCCGTCGGCGTTGAATTGCGCCGGAAAATCAAGGATTTCTGGTGGAAGCGGATGGTCTACGACCGTGAGGACGTTGTCGGCGTCGACACCTCGATTATCGCCCACCCCGAAACATGGAAGGCCTCCGGGCATCTCGACTGTTTTTCCGACCCGATGGTCGATTGCAAAAAATGCAAACACCGCTTTCGTGCGGACGAATTGCAGGGCCCCGTGGCCGACTCGGTTCATGGCCACAAGCCGGCATTGAAAAAGTGTCCTGACTGCGGCGGGGAGTTGACCGAGGCAAAGCAATTCAACCTCATGTTCCAGACGCATGTCGGCGCCAGCCAGGATTCAACCTCCGTCGCCTATCTTCGGCCCGAGACCTGCCAGTCGATTTTCACGCAGTTTAAAAACGTCCTCACCACCTCGCGGCAGAAAATTCCCTTCGGCATTGCGCAGATCGGCAAAAGTTTCCGCAACGAAATTACGCCGCGCAATTTTATTTTCCGTTCGCGCGAGTTTGAACAGATGGAGTTGGAGTTCTTCATCCGCCCCACCGAGGCCGAAGGGAAAAAATGGTACGAATACTGGAAGGCCGAACGGTTGAAATGGTTTTACGATCTGGGGATCAAAAAAGAAAGTCTGCGGCAACGGGAGCACGCCAAAGACGAACTGGCCCACTACGCGCGGGCCTGTGTCGATGTGGAATACAACTTTCCCATCGGCTGGTCGGAGCTTGAGGGGATCGCCGACCGTTCAAATTACGATCTTTCGCAACACATGAAGTTCTCCAAAAAGGATCTGCAATACTTCGACGATGAAGCAAAGGAAAAATATGTGCCGGCGGTGGTTGAATGTTCGGTGGGGGTTGACCGGACTTTTTTGACGATCCTCTGCGACGCCTTTGCGAAGGACAAGGTGGAAGGGGAAGAGCGGATCGTCATGCGGTTTGCCCCGCATATCGCCCCCTTTCAGGCGGCGGTCTTTCCGTTGTCCCGCAAGCTGGCTCTGCCAGCCCACATACTGGAAAAGGATCTGCGCAAACATTTTCAAACAGATTTCGACGATATCGGCTCAATCGGCAAACGGTACCGTCGGCATGACGAAATCGGCACGCCGTTTTGCATCACCTACGATTTTCAGTCGGAAGAGGACAAGAAAGTCACAGTGCGCGATCGGGATACGACCAAACAGGATCGCATCGCGATCGATCAGGCGGGGAATTATTTGAGGGACAAATTACGCACGTAG